The genome window aagcttttcagcggcagggactgggagactagtcaggatcaagggaaagatgaacggagcaaagtacagagagatacttgatgacaacctgcttcagagcgctcaggagctagctgtgcagcgacgctccccatccaacctgacagagcttgagatgatctgcagagaagaatgggaaaactctccaaatacaggtgccaagcttgtagcatcatacccaagaagactcaaggctgtaatttctgccaaaggtacttcaacaaagtacaatactgtgcagctgtattcatcgacctggccaaggctttcgactcagtcaatcaacacattcttatcggaagactcaacagccttggtttctcaaatgactgcctcgcctggttcaccaactacttctcagacagagttcagtgtgtcaaatcggagggcctgttgtccggacctctggcagtctctctATGGGGGtaacacagggttcaattctcgggccgactctcttctctgtatacatcaatgatgtctcttgccgctggtgattctctgatccacctctacgcagacgacaccattctgtatacttctggcccttctttgaacactgtgttacctaacctccagacgagcttcaatgccatacaactctccttccgtggcctccaactgttcttaaatgcaagtaaaactaaatgcatgttcttcaaccgatcgctaccagcatctgcccgcccgtccagcatcactactctggacagttctgaattagaatatgtggacatctacaaatacctaggtgtctggctagactgtaaactctccttccagactcacattaagcatcttcaatccaaaattaaatctagaatcggctccctatttcgcaacaaagcatccttcacccatgctgccaaacataccctcgtaaaactgactatcctaccgatccttgacttcagcaatgtcatttacaaattagcctccaacactctactcagcaaattggatgcagtctatcacagtgccatctgttttgtcaccaaagccccatatactacccaccactgcgacctgtatgctctcgctggctggccctcacttcatattcgtcgccaaacccactggctccaggtcatctataagtctttgctagctaaagccccgccttatctcagctcactggtcaccatagcagcacccacatgTAGCAcgtgttccagcaggtatatttcactggtcatccccaaagccaattcctcctttggctgcctttccttccagttctctgctgccaatgactggaatgaaatgcaaaaatcactgaagctggagactcgtatctccctcactaactttaagcaccagctgtcagagcagctcacagatcactgcacctgtacatagcccatctgtaaatagccaatccaagctacctcatccccataatgttattcatttatttattttgctcctttgcaccccagtatctctacttgcacattcatcttctgcacatctatcactccagtgtttaattgctatattgtaattatttcgccactacagcctatttattgcctacctcccttatcctaccacatttgcacacactgtatatagactttttctattgtattattgactgtatgtttgtttattccatgtgtaattctgtgttgttgtttgtgtagcactgctttgctttatcttggccaggtcgcagttgtaaatgagaacttgttctcaactagcctacctggttgaataaaggtgaaataaaataaaaaaaactgagtAAGGGTTGGATTACTTTCAGGGTGTTTTAattttttacaaaaaaataaaacctgtttttgctttgtcattatggggtattgtgtgtagatgaggatttgttttattttatgcATTATAGAATTAGGCTGGAATGTAAccaaatgtagaaaaagtcactgggtctgaatacttaacaaTTGCACTATACATTTGAACATGCACGCACAAGAAAGTTAATGTTAATATTTTTACTGTACCGTCTTTCAGGGAACTGCAGACCAGAATGGATGGGGAAAATACAGACTGTAGCTAACAACTGTAAGTATCTGCTAGTTTTGTGCAAACTCGTTGCAATATTGTATTAAGGATGAACCTATCCCGAACCTGATTCCTGTAAGATTGACAACCCTGTCGGATCTGACTTCTGAAATACAATTTGCAGATTTCTGATGCCACAGTTGAACATGCACCAGGGTTTAATGTGAAACTGTTCATCTTACCGTTTGTCAGATATGCAGACCAGAAATGGAATCCTCCACACCAGAACATGGCTTCCTGTAACGCCTGTAAGATTCTGTTGTCTACTCCTAGTTTTTTTTGCAAAGATTGTATTAAGGATGAACCTATCCCGAACCTGATTCCTGTAAGATTGACAACCCTGTCGGATCTGACTTCTGAAATACAATTAGCATAATTGGTCATGATACATTTGAACATGCATGCACAAACTTCATGTTAATATTTTGACTGTACTGTCTTTCAGGGAACTGCAGACCAGAATGCAATGAAAAAGTACATCTTGTAGCTAACTGTAAGTATCTGCTAGTTTTGTGCAAACTCGTTGCAAGATTGTATTAAGGATGAACCTATCCCAAACCTGATTCCTGTAAGATTGACAACCCTGTCGGATCTGACTTCTGAAATACAATTAGAAGATTTCTGATACCACAGTTGAACATGCACCAGGGTTTAATGTGAAACTGTTCATCTTACCGTTTGTCAGATATGCAGACCAGAAATGGAATCCTCCACACCAGAACATGGCTTCCTGTAACGCCTGTAAGAATCTGTTGTCTACTCCTAGTTTTTTGCAAAGATTGTATTAAGGATGAACCTATCCCGAACCTGATTCCTGTAAGATTGACAACCCTGTCGGATCTGACTTCTGAAATACAATTTGCAGATTTCTGATGCCACAGTTGAACATGCACCAGGGTTTAATGTGAAACTGTTTATCTTACCGTTTGTCAGATATGCAGACCAGAAATGGAATCCTCCACACCAGAACATCGCTTCCTGTAACGCCTGTAAGATTCTGTTGTCTACTCCTAGTTTTTTTTTGCAAAGATTGTATTAAGGATGAACCTATCCCAACCCTGATTCCTGTAAGATTGACAACCCTGTCGGATCTGACTTCTGAAATACAATTAGCATAATTGATCATGATACATTTGAACATCCAGGCACAATAAAGTTAATGGTAATATTTTTTTACCCTATTGTCTTTCAGATAACTTCAGACCAGACATGGATGGGAAAAATACAGACTGTAGCTAACAACTGTAAGTATCTGCTAGTTTTGGCAATCTCGTTGCAAGATTGTATTAAGGATGAACCTATCCCGAACATGATTCCTGTAAGATTGACAACCCTGTCGGATCTGACTTCTGAAATACAATTAGCATAATTGATCATGATACATTTGAACATGCATGCACAAACTTCATGTTAATATTTTGACTGTACTGTCTTTCAGGGAACTGCAGACCAGAATGCAATGAAAAAGTACATCTTGTAGCTAACTGTAAGTATCTGCTAGTTTTGTGCAAACTCGTTGCAAGATTGTATTAAGGATGAACCTATCCCAAACCTGATTCCTGTAAGATTGACAACCCTGTCGGATCTGACTTCTGAAATACAATTAGCAGATTTCTGATACCACAGTTGAACATGCACCAGGGTTTAATGTGAAACTGTTCATCTTACCGTTTGTCAGATATGCAGACCAGAAATGGAATCCTCCACACCAGAACATGGCTTCCTGTAACGCCTGTAAGAATCTGTTGTCTACTCCTAGTTTTTTGCAAAGATTGTATTAAGGATGAACCTATCCCAAACCTGATTCCTGTAAGATTGACAACCCTGTCGGATCTGACTTCTGAAATACAATTAGCATAATTGGTCATGATACATTTGAACATGCATGCACAAACTTCATGTTAATATTTTGACTGTACTGTCTTTCAGGGAACTGCAGACCAGAATGCAATGAAAAAGTACATCTTGTAGCTAACTGTAAGTATCTGCTAGTTTTGTGCAAACTCGTTGCAAGATTGTATTAAGGATGAACCTATCCCAAACCTGATTCCTGTAAGATTGACAACCCTGTCGGATCTGACTTCTGAAATACAATTAGCAGATTTCTGATACCACAGTTGAACATGCACCAGGGTTTAATGTGAAACTGTTCATCTTACCGTTTGTCAGATATGCAGACCAGAAATGGAATCCTCCACACCAGAACATGGCTTCCTGTAACGCCTGTAAGAATCTGTTGTCTACTCCTAGTTTTTTGCAAAGATTGTATTAAGGATGAACCTATCCCAAACCTGATTCCTGTAAGATTGACAACCCTGTCGGATCTGACTTCTGAAATACAATTAGCATAATTGATCATGATACATTTGAACATCCAGGCACAATAAAGTTAATGGTAATATTTTTTTACCCTATTGTCTTTCAGGTAACTTCAGACCAGACATGGATGGGAAAAATACAGACTGACAAAGATTGTATTAAGGATGAACCTATCCCGAACCTGATTCCTGTAAGATTGACAACCCTGTCGGATCTGACTTCTGAAATACAATTAGCATAATTGATCATGATACATTTGAACATGCATGCACAAACTTCATATTAATATTTTGACTGTACTGTCTTTCAGGGAACTGCAGACCAGAATGCAATGAAAAAGTACATCTTGTAGCTAACTGTAAGTATCTGCTAGTTTTGTGCAAACTCGTTGCAAGATTGTATTAAGGATGAACCTATCCCAAACCTGATTCCTGTAAGATTGACAACCCTGTCGGATCTGACTTCTGAAATACAATTAGCAGATTTCTGATACCACAGTTGAACATGCACCAGGGTTTAATGTGAAACTGTTCATCTTACCGTTTGTCAGATATGCAGACCAGAAATGGAATCCTCCACACCAGAACATGGCTTCCTGTAACGCCTGTAAGAATCTGTTGTCTACTCCTAGTTTTTTGCAAAGATTGTATTAAGGATGAACCTATCCCAAACCTGATTCCTGTAAGATTGACAACCCTGTCGGATCTGACTTCTGAAATACAATTAGCATAATTGATCATGATACATTTGAACATCCAGGCACAATAAAGTTAATGGTAATATTTTTTTACCCTATTGTCTTTCAGGTAACTTCAGACCAGACATGGATGGGAAAAATACAGACTGTAGCTAACAACTGTAAGTATCTGCTAGTTTTGTGCAAACTCGTTGCAAGATTGTATTAAGGATGAACCTATCCCGAACCTGATTCCTGTAAGATTGACAACCCTGTCGGATCTGACTTCTGAAATACAATTAGCAGATTTCTGATGCCACAGTTGAACATGCACCAGGGTTTAATGTGAAACTGTTTATCTTACCGTTTGTCAGATATGCAGACCAGAAATGGAATCCTCCACACCAGAACATGGCTTCCTGTAACGCCTGTAAGAATCTGTTGACTACTCCTAGTTTTTTGCAAAGATTGTATTAAGGATGAACCTATCCCGAACCTGATTCCTGTAAGATTGACAACCCTGTCGGATCTGACTTCTGAAATACAATTAGCATAATTGATCATGATACATTTGAACATGCATGCACAAACTTCATGTTAATATTTTGACTGTACTGTCTTTCAGGGAACTGCAGACCAGAATGCAATGAAAAAGTACATCTTGTAGCTAACTGTAAGTATCTGCTAGTTTTGTGCAAACTCGTTGCAAGATTGTATTAAGGATGAACCTATCCCAAACCTGATTCCTGTAAGATTGACAACCCTGTCGGATCTGACTTCTGAAATACAATTAGCAGATTTCTGATACCACAGTTGAACATGCACCAGGGTTTAATGTGAAAATGTTCATCTTACCGTTTGTCAGATATGCAGACCAGAAATGGAATCCTCCACACCAGAACATGGCTTCCTGTAACGCCTGTAAGAATCTGTTGTCTACTCCTAGTTTTTTGCAAAGATTGTATTAAGGATGAACCTATCCCAAACCTGATTCCTGTAAGATTGACAACCCTGTCGGATCTGACTTCTGAAATACAATTAGCATAATTGATCATGATACATTTGAACATCCAGGCACAATAAAGTTAATGGTAATATTTTTTTACCCTATTGTCTTTCAGGTAACTTCAGACCAGACATGGATGGGAAAAATACAGACTGACAAAGATTGTATTAAGGATGAACCTATCCCGAACCTGATTCCTGTAAGATTGACAACCCTGTCGGATCTGACTTCTGAAATACAATTAGCATAATTGATCATGATACATTTGAACATGCATGCACAAACTTCATATTAATATTTTGACTGTACTGTCTTTCAGGGAACTGCAGACCAGAATGCAATGAAAAAGTACATCTTGTAGCTAACTGTAAGTATCTGCTAGTTTTGTGCAAACTCGTTGCAAGATTGTATTAAGGATGAACCTATCCCAAACCTGATTCCTGTAAGATTGACAACCCTGTCGGATCTGACTTCTGAAATACAATTAGCAGATTTCTGATACCACAGTTGAACATGCACCAGGGTTTAATGTGAAACTGTTCATCTTACCGTTTGTCAGATATGCAGACCAGAAATGGAATCCTCCACACCAGAACATGGCTTCCTGTAACGCCTGTAAGAATCTGTTGTCTACTCCTAGTTTTTTGCAAAGATTGTATTAAGGATGAACCTATCCCAAACCTGATTCCTGTAAGATTGACAACCCTGTCGGATCTGACTTCTGAAATACAATTAGCATAATTGATCATGATACATTTGAACATCCAGGCACAATAAAGTTAATGGTAATATTTTTTTACCCTATTGTCTTTCAGGTAACTTCAGACCAGACATGGATGGGAAAAATACAGACTGTAGCTAACAACTGTAAGTATCTGCTAGTTTTGTGCAAACTCGTTGCAAGATTGTATTAAGGATGAACCTATCCCGAACCTGATTCCTGTAAGATTGACAACCCTGTCGGATCTGACTTCTGAAATACAATTTGCAGATTTCTGATGCCACAGTTGAACATGCACCAGGGTTTAATGTGAAACTGTTTATCTTACCGTTTGTCAGATATGCAGACCAGAAATGGAATCCTCCACACCAGAACATGGCTTCCTGTAACGCCTGTAAGAATCTGTTGACTACTCCTAGTTTTTTGCAAAGATTGTATTAAGGATGAACCTATCCCGAACCTGATTCCTGTAAGATTGACAACCCTGTCGGATCTGACTTCTGAAATACAATTAGCATAATTGATCATGATACATTTGAACATGCATGCACAAACTTCATGTTAATATTTTGACTGTACTGTCTTTCAGGGAACTGCAGACCAGAATGCAATGAAAAAGTACATCTTGTAGCTAACTGTAAGTATCTGCTAGTTTTGTGCAAACTCGTTGCAAGATTGTATTAAGGATGAACCTATCCCAAACCTGATTCCTGTAAGATTGACAACCCTGTCGGATCTGACTTCTGAAATACAATTAGCAGATTTCTGATACCACAGTTGAACATGCACCAGGGTTTAATGTGAAACTGTTCATCTTACCGTTTGTCAGATATGCAGACCAGAAATGGAATCCTCCACACCAGAACATGGCTTCCTGTAACGCCTGTAAGAATCTGTTGTCTACTCCTAGTTTTTTGCAAAGATTGTATTAAGGATGAACCTATCCCAAACCTGATTCCTGTAAGATTGACAACCCTGTCGGATCTGACTTCTGAAATACAATTAGCATAATTGATCATGATACATTTGAACATCCAGGCACAATAAAGTTAATGGTAATATTTTTTTACCCTATTGTCTTTCAGGTAACTTCAGACCAGACATGGATGGGAAAAATACAGACTGTAGCTAACAACTGTAAGTATCTGCTAGTTTTGTGCAAACTCGTTGCAAGATTGTATTAAGGATGAACCTATCCCGAACCTGATTCCTGTAAGATTGACAACCCTGTCGGATCTGACTTCTGAAATACAATTTGCAGATTTCTGATGCCACAGTTGAACATGCACCAGGGTTTAATGTGAAACTGTTTATCTTACCGTTTGTCAGATATGCAGACCAGAAATGGAATCCTCCACACCAGAACATGGCTTCCTGTAACGCCTGTAAGATTCTGTTGTCTACTCCTAGTTTTTTTTGCAAAGATTGTATTAAGGATGAACCTATCCCGAACCTGATTCCTGTAAGATTGACAACCCTGTCGGATCTGACTTCTGAAATACAATTTGCAGATTTCTGATGCCACAGTTGAACATGCACCAGGGTTTAATGTGAAACTGTTTATCTTACCGTTTGTCAGATATGCAGACCAGAAATGGAATCCTCCACACCAGAACATGGCTTCCTGTAACGCCTGTAAGATTCTGTTGTCTACTCCTAGTTTTTTTTGCAAAGATTGTATTAAGGATGAACCTATCCCGAACCTGATTCCTGTAAGATTGACAACCCTGTCGGATCTGACTTCTGAAATACAATTTGCAGATTTCTGATGCCACAGTTGAACATGCACCAGGGTTTAGTGTGAAACTGTTTATCTTACCGTTTGTCAGATATGCAGACCAGAAATGGAATCCTCCACACCAGAACATGGCTTCCTGTAACGCCTGTAAGAATCTGTTGTCTACTCCTAGTTTTTTGCAAAGATTGTATTAAGGATGAACCTATCCCAAACCTGATTCCTGTAAGATTGACAACCCTGTCGGATCTGACTTCTGAAATACAATTAGCATAATTGATCATGATACATTTGAACATCCAGGCACAATAAAGTTAATGGTAATATTTTTTTACCCTATTGTCTTTCAGGTAACTTCAGACCAGACATGGATGGGAAAAATACAGACTGTAGCTAACAACTGTAAGTATCTGCTAGTTTTGTGCAAACTCGTTGCAAGATTGTATTAAGGATGAACCTATCCCGAACCTGATTCCTGTAAGATTGACAACCCTGTCGGATCTGACTTCTGAAATACAATTTGCAGATTTCTGATGCCACAGTTGAACATGCACCAGGGTTTAATGTGAAACTGTTTATCTTACCGTTTGTCAGATATGCAGACCAGAAATGGAATCCTCCACACCAGAACATGGCTTCCTGTAACGCCTGTAAGATTCTGTTGTCTACTCCTAGTTTTTTTTGCAAAGATTGTATTAAGGATGAACCTATCCCGAACCTGATTCCTGTAAGATTGACAACCCTGTCGGATCTGACTTCTGAAATACAATTTGCAGATTTCTGATGCCACAGTTGAACATGCACCAGGGTTTAATGTGAAACTGTTTATCTTACCGTTTGTCAGATATGCAGACCAGAAATGGAATCCTCCACACCAGAACATGGCTTCCTGTAACGCCTGTAAGATTCTGTTGTCTACTCCTAGTTTTTTTTGCAAAGATTGTATTAAGGATGAACCTATCCCGAACCTGATTCCTGTAAGATTGACAACCCTGTCGGATCTGACTTCTGAAATACAATTTGCAGATTTCTGATGCCACAGTTGAACATGCACCAGGGTTTAGTGTGAAACTGTTTATCTTACCGTTTGTCAGATATGCAGACCAGAAATGGAATCCTCCACACCAGAACATGGCTTCCTGTAACGCCTGTAAGAATCTGTTGTCTACTCCTAGTTTTTTTTGCAAAGATTGTATTAAGGATGAACCTATCCCGAACCTGATTCCTGTAAGATTGACAACCCTGTCGGATCTGACTTCTGAAATACAATTAGCATAATTGATCATGATACATTTGAACATCCAGGCACAATAAAGTTAATGGTAATATTTTTTCACCCTATTGTCTTTCAGGTAACTTCAGACCAGACATGGATGGGAAAAATACAGACTGTAGCTAACAACTGTAAGTATCTGCTAGTTTTGGCAAACTCATTGCAAGATTGTATTAAGGATGAACCTATCCCGAACATGATTCCTGTAAGATTGACAACCCTGTCGGATCTGACTTCTGAAATACAATTTGCAGATTTCTGATGCCACAGTTGAACATGCACCAGGGTTTAGTGTGAAACTGTTTATCTTACCGTTTGTCAGATATGCAGACCAGAAATGGAATCCTCCACACCAGAACATGGCTTCCTGTAACGCCTGTAAGAATCTGTTGTCTACTCCTAGTTTTTTTTGCAAAGATTGTATTAAGGATGAACCTATCCCGAACCTGATTCCTGTAAGATTGACAACCCTGTCGGATCTGACTTCTGAAATACAATTAGCATAATTGATCATGATACATTTGAACATCCAGGCACAATAAAGTTAATGGTAATATTTTTTCACCCTATTGTCTTTCAGGTAACTTCAGACCAGACATGGATGGGAAAAATACAGACTGTAGCTAACAACTGTAAGTATCTGCTAGTTTTGGCAAACTCATTGCAAGATTGTATTAAGGATGAACCTATCCCGAACATGATTCCTGTAAGATTGACAACCCTGTCGGATCTGACTTCTGAAATACAATTTGCAGATTTCTGATGCCACAGTTGAACATGCACCAGGGTTTAATGTGAAACTGTTCATCTTACCGTTTGTCAGATATGCAGACCAGAAATGGAATCCTCCACACCAGAACATGGCTTCCTGTAACGCCTGTAAGAATCTGTTGACTACTCCTAGTTTTTTGCAAAGATTGTATTAAGGATGAACCTATCCCGAACCTGATTCCTGTAAGATTGACAACCCTGTCGGATCTGACTTCTGAAATACAATTAGCATAATTGATCATGATACATTTGAATATCCATGCACAATAAGGTTAATGGTAATATTTTTTTGCCATATTGTCTTTCAGGTAACTTCAGACCAGACATGGATGGGAAAAATACAGACTGTAGCTAACAACTGCTAGGTTTGTGTACGAGTGACAACCCTATCGGATCTGACTTACttttttgtcatttttatttattttttacccccttttctccccaatttcgtgatatacAATTTTGCTACAACTCCCTCAGGAGatgcgaaggtcgagtcatgcgtccttcccaaaccgcacttcttaacacccgcctgcttaac of Salvelinus namaycush isolate Seneca chromosome 29, SaNama_1.0, whole genome shotgun sequence contains these proteins:
- the LOC120024450 gene encoding uncharacterized protein LOC120024450 isoform X1, with the protein product MASCNAWNCRPECNEKVHLVANYMQTRNGILHTRTWLPVTPVTSDQTWMGKIQTVANNWNCRPECNEKVHLVANYMQTRNGILHTRTWLPVTPVTSDQTWMGKIQTVANNYMQTRNGILHTRTWLPVTPVTSDQTWMGKIQTVANNYMQTRNGILHTRTWLPVTPVTSDQTWMGKIQTVANNYMQTRNGILHTRTWLPVTPVTSDQTWMGKIQTVANNYMQTRNGILHTRTWLPVTPVTSDQTWMGKIQTVANNC
- the LOC120024450 gene encoding uncharacterized protein LOC120024450 isoform X2, giving the protein MQTRNGILHTRTWLPVTPVTSDQTWMGKIQTVANNWNCRPECNEKVHLVANYMQTRNGILHTRTWLPVTPVTSDQTWMGKIQTVANNYMQTRNGILHTRTWLPVTPVTSDQTWMGKIQTVANNYMQTRNGILHTRTWLPVTPVTSDQTWMGKIQTVANNYMQTRNGILHTRTWLPVTPVTSDQTWMGKIQTVANNYMQTRNGILHTRTWLPVTPVTSDQTWMGKIQTVANNC
- the LOC120024450 gene encoding uncharacterized protein LOC120024450 isoform X3; translation: MASCNAWNCRPECNEKVHLVANYMQTRNGILHTRTWLPVTPVTSDQTWMGKIQTVANNYMQTRNGILHTRTWLPVTPVTSDQTWMGKIQTVANNYMQTRNGILHTRTWLPVTPVTSDQTWMGKIQTVANNYMQTRNGILHTRTWLPVTPVTSDQTWMGKIQTVANNYMQTRNGILHTRTWLPVTPVTSDQTWMGKIQTVANNC